Genomic DNA from uncultured Methanospirillum sp.:
CAGTCCTGATCTCAAAGCGGCCTGACTGGGACAAATTCCCGGGTGCAGATTATACCATCGCTGTCGATACGATCATGCCAGACGGTCGGACGCTGCAGATCGGGACAGTCCACCACCTCGGCGATCACTTCTCACGGACCTTCTCAATCTGCTATGAAGATCTTTCAGGTCAGCAGCAGTACTGTTATCAGACCTGTTACGGCATATCAGAACGATCCATTGCAGCACTCATCAGCCTGCATGGTGATGATCGGGGCCTGGCTCTGCCTGCAGAAGTGGCTCCGACACAGGTTGTCATCGTCCCGGTGATCATGAAGAAGCGTGAGGAAGAGGTTGTTGCAGCCGCTGATTCTCTTAAGAAAGAACTTGAAGTAGCCGGGTACCGGGTAAAGGTGGACAGCCGTGACCTTCGGCCCGGAGCAAAATATTACTACTGGGAACTTCGCGGTGTGCCGCTCAGGATAGAGATAGGTCCGCGTGATATTGACAATGGTGTTGTAACCGCCGTGACCAGATTCGGGGAGAAATCAACCATTGCCAGGTCAGAGTTCATCAGTGGTGTTCAGGCCAGGATGGCTGCCATGAATGAGGCGATGACAGAGAGGGCAGTTCAGCATATCAGGGATCACCTCTTCCCGGTTGAGGATGTCACCAGTCTCAAGGAGGTTATCACAAAGGGTGTTGCAGCCGTCCACTGGTGCGGGTGCAAAGAATGTGCTGACAGGATCGAAGAGGCGGCTGACGCTAGCATCCTCGGAACTGAAGTCAGGTCTGAGCTTATCAGCAACGGTTCTGGAACCTGTGTGATCTGCGGAAAACCCGGCTCAGTGATGACGCTGGTTGGCCGGAGTTATTAACCTTTTTTTCTGTAGTTAGCAGAGCACAGGGATTAAAAAAGTTCAGGCAGGTTATCGCCTGGAGACACAGAACAAACCTGCTATAAGTCCGAACAGTACCACCGTGACAGGAAGACCTGCCCTTGTGGGAGCAGGCACAGGAGTCTGGGTTGGGATCGGCGTCGCCGTCGGTACCGGGGTTGCAGGAGTTGCCGGCAATCCGGACAGTACTGCGGTTATCGGCAGGGTCTGTCCTTCAATGACCTGAACCACGCTGATGTACGAGGCATATCCCTCCTTCTGAAGGGTAAGGGTATACTCACCGGGCGTGAGACTGGTGAGGTACACTGGAGTTATCCCCATAAACTGGTGGTTCAGGAATACCTGCGCATCACCGGGATCTGATTGTATCTGCATCGAGCCGGTGAATGATCCTCTTCCGGTTTCAGGGGTCAGCACAACATTGACTGTTCTGACCTGACCGCGTTCGACATAGATCGTGCTCGTATACGGAAGGTAGTCATCGTACTGGATGAGCAGATCATAGGTGCCTGGCTGCAGTGATGAGATATCAAGATATCCGGTGTGAGGAGTTCTTCCCCGGTATTTATTGTTCAGGTACACAGAAGCGCCTGCAGGTGTACTCAGGATCTGAATTGTACCAGACCGGTAGTAATAATTTGACGAGTAATAGGAGTTGTAAGGATAATATTGGCGGTAATCATCATCATTCCAGTAGTAATGTGATGCATACCGGTACCTGGGTTCAGGGTCAGTATAGACAGGATATGGATTGCTCACCGGCCGATAGTAATCAGAGCCACGGTAATGCTGGGCAGCAACTACCGGAGAGAGAGGAGCAGGGGGAGGGTTCGATATCGGAGCCCGTAATCCGGGAACATGATTCGCGGGTATACTGTTTCTCCAGGCATCCGGATCAGACACCGGGTTCTGCCAGGGAGTATTCAGGGAGATGGGACTCGTATAATATGCACAGGAAGAGTCTGCACCACAGACGGCACAGAGAATTGTGATCACCAGAAGTGCCAGGAAGAGATCTAATCTGAATGACATAACCACTATTCCCCAGTGATCGGAGATGAACCTATCTCATTTATCGTCGAAGAGAAAAAGTACAGGATCTTCTGCTGATATCCGGCTTATGCCTGTTTGTGATCCATATGACGAGTAAGTACCATGCAGCCCTCACGATAGCCGGTTCAGACCCTTCAGGAGGCGCTGGTGTCCAGGTAGATCTAAAGACATTTGCAGAGACCGGGGTCTGGGGTATGGCAGTAATCACGGCTCTGACAGCGCAGAACGCCTGCCGTGTCTCGGGAGTCTGGCCGATGGAAGCGAGGGTTGTTGCAGAGCAGATTTCAACTCTTGTTGAGGATATTACTCCGGGAGCGGTTAAGACCGGGATGCTGGCCACTGCCGGGGTCATCAGGGCGGTTGTAGACACCTTACCGGAGAGTATTCCACTTATTGTGGATCCGGTGATGATCTCAACATCAGGGCACCGGTTGCTTGATGAAGCAGCGATCAGGACTATGAAAGAGATGCTCATACCCCGTGCAACCCTTGTTACCCCGAATATTCCTGAAGCTGAAGTGCTTACCGGGATGAAGATCACCGATGAGGCCGTAATGATCGAGGCGGGCGAGCAGATTCGTGCCCTCGGAACTCGTTCTGTGGCTATCAAAGGCGGACATGGTACCGGAGAAGAATCGGTGGATCTGCTGATCAGCAGGGAAGGAGTGATCAGACTTACATCTCCCCGAATGCCATACCAGGTTCATGGATCAGGGTGCTGTTTTTCTGCAGCGGTTACCGGGTATCTTGCACAGGGGTATGGCGTCGAAGAGTCATGTCGGCAGGGTAAGGTGATTGTGACTAGGGCCATCAGGGACGCAGTAGCAGGTATAGGTGAAATGCGAATGGCAAATCCAGGAGGGGTTGGGACAGATTATGATCTTCGATAACTCTTTCCACACCATGAATAATTGATATTATATACTGGATCTCACATCCCTTAAAAATGCGATCCAATCCCTGGACAACGCTGTTTCTGTTGTACAGAATTCAGAGGTGATGAGACAGACACCAGGAAATATCAGGGAAGTTATTGAGGCGGGGGTGATCCAAAATTTTGAGTCCACCTATGAACTCTGCTGGAAATTCATGGTACGATGGATTTCACAAGAGATTTCACCAGAAGAGGCATCTCCACGAACCAAGCGTGATATATTCAGAACTGCTGCACGGTATGGGCTTATCAGAGATCCAAAACCGTGGTTCAGATTTGCAGAAGCCTGCAATATGACATCACATGCCTATGATCGGAAAAAGGCGGAGGTCGTTCTCACCATCGCCGGAGAGTTTCTCAGCGATGCAATAGATTTTTACCGGGAGATTGAAGCGGTGAATGCTTGATCTGAGTGATGAGGATTACCAGTTGCTTCTGGGTATTCTGAATGAGCATCTTTCAGGGTGAAGGGTGTATGCGTTCGGCTCCCGGGTGAAGGGAGAGCACCATCCATGGTCTGATCTGGATCTCTATATTGAAGATGACAAGGCGATATCATCTGAACTGAAAGGGGTATTGTCTGAGTCTGACATTCCGATATTTGTGGACCTCATTGATTCACAAGAGGTATCACCAGAATTCAGAGAGACCCTGACGAAGAGTGGGATGGTGCTGGTCACGACGATTGAGCGATCATCAAAAGGGTAGATTGAGCGGGCTAAAAGATATTTACCTTTCTTCTAAAAGCAAAAATTTGTGGACTAATCAGGATCTTTTCAATCCATAATATAGGCCTGAATTATAAATTCAGAGATTATAGACAGATATTTTTTCTCTAATAAGTAACCTTCAAATATATTAGGAACATAGAGATGTTACGCACACAGGAGGTGCAAGATGTATAAAAGAGAAGAGGCAGTTTCTCCGGTTATTGGTGTAATTCTGATGGTGGCAATCACCGTTATCCTTGCAGCAGTTATTGCAGCATTTGTGTTTGGACTCGCCGGAAATGCAGGGTCATCTAAGAATGTAGCAGTTATCTTCCAGGCAAATGCAACAGGTGGAGAGTTTTCCTGGCAGGGAGGAGCTGACCTCAACAGAATAACAAGTTGGTATGCGAAGCAGACAGGAGCTAGTGTAACCGCTCCTGGCATTATTGGAATGGGAACTACTGTCAAGGTAGGAGATATTAGTTGGGTCAATAAGACAGTAACAAGTACAAGGCTTCAAATGATAGCAACCTTTACTGATGGTAAAGAGACCATTATATTTGATCAATCATATTGATCCTCTTTTTTGAATTCATCTTCACGGGTTTGTAGCATTCCCTTTTCTGTTTCACTCCCTGACATTTCAACAGTAAATTAAATTTTCAGGCTGGTCTCCGGGATATGTACTATGTGACATTAATTACTAAACATGGGAACACTGAATAAAAAAAGTTAAAACCTTACTATAAATCGGAACAGATTTGCTAGCTAAATAAATCCAGCGTATAATTAAAATCTGCATCCAATAGGAGCGATAAACCCCATAATACCATTGCCACCTAGATCAACATCAGATAGTTTTCACGAATCTAGTGGCCACCTATGACAAATATACTTCCGAAAACCCTTTACCTCATGTCGCAATTCATGGAAAAAGATAGACGCTACTCGGATCACATAAAAAATTGAGATAATTAAACCGCTTCAGAAAAACTCATTTGTGCAACAGTCGGCGACGCCTTCACTGATCCGCCAGTCGTTGTTGTTGATGCCGATGTCGTTCCCTTATTCTTCCCTTCTGTCAGCCACGGTTTCTTCGCCATTATTACATCAGATTTTGCCTGAAGTTCCATTGCTGTCTGATCGTCACAGATAGAGCAACAGCTTGGACAATACCCGTCTTCAGGCTGTATCTGTGTCAGTGTCGGGGAGGCTTTGACTTCAGAGGTGCCCACAGTACCCGGAGTGAAACTCTTGGTGTCGACCGTTGGACTATAATCAGAAGACCCTAGATTCATGGTATTAGCATCTTTCCACTGGCTAAACTTATTCCACTTGTACCACCGCTCCCACCAACAGCAGTAGAGACCCGCAGTGACAAAAGGAGCGGCGTCATCGTAGGCAAAGTTCCAGTACCCTTTGGATTCTGCATCTGATATGAGAGCTGCATTATTAGAATTGCTTGGATCAGCAATACTCCAGACTGTCTTTGCTGCCACCTGACCAACTATCAGAAGAAGAATTATTGTACTGATAACTGTGATGATAAACAGGTATCGGCGGTTCATAGTATCTATATATCCACAACAATCCCGTATCAATTTTTCCGAATTGATGGATCATGTACAATTCACAATCCCGATAGTATATGGTGAGCTATCTGAACCATTGTCATTGATCATCAAATGCAAAAAAATATAATAGGGGGAAATAAACTTCTTTCTCTCAGGAATGTCCCACCCCCTGGATAACACAAAACCAGAGTCGAGATTTCTCCGGAATCGAAGAACCTCTGAACATTTGATACTAACGCAGGTGATTAATGCCAATAAATTACGTTGACACCGGATTTGTGCTGATATGCACAGCACTCGTCATCTTCATGACCTTTGGAGTAGGGCTCTTTTATGCCGGGCTTGTGCATCGGAAGAATATCATCTCCATGCTGACCCTCTCGTTCATCTCGTTTGCACTTGTTTCACTCCAGTGGATCTTCTTTGGCTATTCATTGGCATTCGGACCTGATTTCGGTGGACTCATCGGAGGTCTGGACCATATAGGGCTTGCAGGGGTTACCATGGAAGGTGACAACATCCCAAAACTGGTCTTCATGATCTTCCAGATGGCATTTGCAGCGATCACCCTTGCCATCGTTACTTCAGCCGTGGCTGAACGGATCAAACTCTCATCCTTTCTTTTG
This window encodes:
- the thiD gene encoding bifunctional hydroxymethylpyrimidine kinase/phosphomethylpyrimidine kinase, which codes for MTSKYHAALTIAGSDPSGGAGVQVDLKTFAETGVWGMAVITALTAQNACRVSGVWPMEARVVAEQISTLVEDITPGAVKTGMLATAGVIRAVVDTLPESIPLIVDPVMISTSGHRLLDEAAIRTMKEMLIPRATLVTPNIPEAEVLTGMKITDEAVMIEAGEQIRALGTRSVAIKGGHGTGEESVDLLISREGVIRLTSPRMPYQVHGSGCCFSAAVTGYLAQGYGVEESCRQGKVIVTRAIRDAVAGIGEMRMANPGGVGTDYDLR
- a CDS encoding type IV pilin N-terminal domain-containing protein, which codes for MYKREEAVSPVIGVILMVAITVILAAVIAAFVFGLAGNAGSSKNVAVIFQANATGGEFSWQGGADLNRITSWYAKQTGASVTAPGIIGMGTTVKVGDISWVNKTVTSTRLQMIATFTDGKETIIFDQSY
- the proS gene encoding proline--tRNA ligase, which translates into the protein MEEQEATLPPKAEFSEWYNDILWRAEIMDVRYPVKGLYVWFPFGFGIRKRVYGVLRELLDRDHEEALFPLLIPENEFMKEAEHIKGFEEEVYWVTHGGTSPLDVKLALRPTSETAIYPMYALWVRSHADLPIKVYQIVNTFRYETKHTRPLIRLREITSFKEAHTVHATWDDAEKTVEEAIALYRDFYDRMCIPVLISKRPDWDKFPGADYTIAVDTIMPDGRTLQIGTVHHLGDHFSRTFSICYEDLSGQQQYCYQTCYGISERSIAALISLHGDDRGLALPAEVAPTQVVIVPVIMKKREEEVVAAADSLKKELEVAGYRVKVDSRDLRPGAKYYYWELRGVPLRIEIGPRDIDNGVVTAVTRFGEKSTIARSEFISGVQARMAAMNEAMTERAVQHIRDHLFPVEDVTSLKEVITKGVAAVHWCGCKECADRIEEAADASILGTEVRSELISNGSGTCVICGKPGSVMTLVGRSY
- a CDS encoding nucleotidyltransferase domain-containing protein, giving the protein MYAFGSRVKGEHHPWSDLDLYIEDDKAISSELKGVLSESDIPIFVDLIDSQEVSPEFRETLTKSGMVLVTTIERSSKG
- a CDS encoding nucleotidyltransferase substrate binding protein, with translation MDLTSLKNAIQSLDNAVSVVQNSEVMRQTPGNIREVIEAGVIQNFESTYELCWKFMVRWISQEISPEEASPRTKRDIFRTAARYGLIRDPKPWFRFAEACNMTSHAYDRKKAEVVLTIAGEFLSDAIDFYREIEAVNA
- a CDS encoding PEGA domain-containing protein, which translates into the protein MSFRLDLFLALLVITILCAVCGADSSCAYYTSPISLNTPWQNPVSDPDAWRNSIPANHVPGLRAPISNPPPAPLSPVVAAQHYRGSDYYRPVSNPYPVYTDPEPRYRYASHYYWNDDDYRQYYPYNSYYSSNYYYRSGTIQILSTPAGASVYLNNKYRGRTPHTGYLDISSLQPGTYDLLIQYDDYLPYTSTIYVERGQVRTVNVVLTPETGRGSFTGSMQIQSDPGDAQVFLNHQFMGITPVYLTSLTPGEYTLTLQKEGYASYISVVQVIEGQTLPITAVLSGLPATPATPVPTATPIPTQTPVPAPTRAGLPVTVVLFGLIAGLFCVSRR